TCAATTTTAACAAAAGTAATTATTTGCACAGCATTTATTTTACTTATAGCAGGAAAAATAGTAACTATAATTAAAAATAATAAGAAAGATAAAAGAACTTCAAAGGATATAGGTGTAGTTATAGGATATTTGATTGCATTATTATTATGGATTCTAAAATAAAATATGAATTTATTATTCCAGTTATAGCAAAGTATATTTTTAATGATATGCTTTGCTATATTTTTATATCGTATTGATTTTTAAAACCACAAATGATTGTTAAATAAATTACAAAACCTTAACAAGAACATTTATAATTCATATTGACAAAAAAATCACAATAAACTATACTTTAATCATAGAATATAAAGAAGCATTATATAGCTTTAAAATATTTTAAGGGGTGGATTATATGAAAACTATAGAGGTTTGTATTGGAAGTGCATGTCATTTAAAGGGAGCTTACAATATAGTTAATGGATTACAAAAATTAGTTGACGAAAGAAATTTAAAAGACGAAATTATTGTAAAAGCAGCTTTTTGTTTAGGAGAATGTACAAAAGCAGTTTCTACTAGGATAGATAATGGTCCAGTTATTTCAGTTGATGATAAAAATATAGAAGAATATTTTGAGAGAAATGTTTTAGGGAGGAAGTAAAAATGAATTTTCTTAATTTCTCTAAAGCAAATTGTAAAAATTGTTATAAATGCTTGAGATATTGTCCAGTTAAAGCTATACAAATAAAAAATGAACAGGCTACAATTATAGAAGAAAGATGTATAGGTTGTGGTCAATGTATGAGAATATGTCCTCAAGATGCAAGGAAGGTAAAAAGTGATATTAAAAATGTTAAAAGAGTATTAAATGCTAATAGAAAAGTTGTAGTAAGTATTGCCCCATCTTTTAGTGCTGCTTTTGATGTTGATAATCCTTTAAAAATTATAAGAGGACTTGAATTATTAGGTTTTAATAATATTGAAGAAACAGCAATAGGAGCTCAAATTGTAACTGAATTATATAGAGATTTTATAAAAGAAAATAATCTTAAAAATATAATAACAACTAGTTGCCCATCATCATGTTATTTAATTGAAAAATACTTTCCAAGTCTTATTGATTATACTATTCCTGTAGTATCTCCCATGCTTGCTCATGGGAAGTTAATAAAGAAAAAATATGGTATGGATTCTTTTGTAGTTTTTATTGGTCCATGTACTGCAAAAAAAATAGAATCAGATAATTTTCAACATAAAGGTGTTATAGATGCCGTATTAAATTTTGAAGAAATATTAGAATGGTTTGAAGAC
The genomic region above belongs to Senegalia massiliensis and contains:
- a CDS encoding (2Fe-2S) ferredoxin domain-containing protein codes for the protein MKTIEVCIGSACHLKGAYNIVNGLQKLVDERNLKDEIIVKAAFCLGECTKAVSTRIDNGPVISVDDKNIEEYFERNVLGRK